Part of the candidate division KSB1 bacterium genome, GATTCTGCCTTCTACCAGCCGACCCACCAGGATGTCGTGCAGCACTCCTCCAGACCCCAACAGGTGGGAAAGGCGCATCATGAGCGAGCCCCAGTAGCGCTCGAACAGAGGCTCCATCAGGCGCGTGGCCAGTCCCTCGCCGACGAAGCGAATGACCCGGAAGGAGAGATAGAGGACCACTGCGCCCATGATGGTGCCGGAGAAAGGCTGCAGGGAGGCATCACTCAACTTCTCCAACCAGGTGTGGTGGCGATGCTCGACCTCCTGCACCTTGCGCACCACCTTGCCGACTTCCGCCCACCGGTCTTCCTCGTCGAACTCCCAGGTGCCGCCGCGCGCTTCAGGCAAGCGCTGCACCAGCGAGCGGATTCCCTCCCCAGTGATGGCTACTGTCGGCACCACCGGCACGCCGAGGATCTGCTCCAACTCCTCGACATTGATGGACACTCCGACGTGCTTGGCCTCGTCCCACATGTTGAGCGCGACCACCATCGGCACGCCGGCCTTCAGCAGTTGCAGCGTGAGGTTGAGGTTGCGCTCCAAGTTGGTGGCATCCACCACGTTGATGACTATGTCAGGACACTCGCCAGCGGTATGCGCCTCCCGCAACATCTCCAGGGCAACTTCCTCGGCACGCGATGTAGGCTCCAGCGAATAGGTCCCGGGCACGTCTACCACCTCCACCTGTTCATCGCCCATGCGCATGAAACCCTTGGTGTACTCGACGGTGGTGCCCGGGTAGTTCGAGGCGATCACGTTTGCGCCGGTCAGGCGCGAAAAGACCACGCTCTTGCCCACATTGGGGTTACCCATGAGGAGCACACGGCGGCGCCTCTGCGGAACCCGCTCGTTCATCGCCGCACGATTACCTTCCGCGCAAGGCCAAGACCGATGGCGTAGTGGCTGGAGCCTACGCGAAAGGTCACCGGTCCGCGCAGCATCTGGCTGGCGACCTTGGTCACCGTGACCCCAGGTTTTATTCCCAGGACTTCCAACCGCTTGACAACTCCATGGCCTCCGG contains:
- a CDS encoding ferrous iron transport protein A — its product is MDLAALRPGESGTVVRIAGGHGVVKRLEVLGIKPGVTVTKVASQMLRGPVTFRVGSSHYAIGLGLARKVIVRR